The genomic region GCTGTCGCAGAGTATGAAGTGTATCCCATTGATGAAAATGAAATGGAATGGCGCATACAGATTCTTTCCGATGATGAGGAACAACAGCTGTTTATGATGAAATGGCGTAGAGCAGAGTAAAAACGAAGTCCTTCCCCATAAAAAAATCCCCGCTGTTGGCAGCGGGGATTTTTATTTTCAATCAGTTTAAAACTGAAATCTCTATTAGAATGAATATCTCAAACCAACCATTGCACTCCAAGTAGTTGAAGTTCTAGTTGCTGGCAAGTATGGACGTTTAACCATTTCACCTTTATCATCCAATAACATTTGGAATTGAGGATTTGCAACTGCATTTCTGCTCACACGGCCTAAGATTGCTCTACCGTTAGTGTACATCCAGTCTTGAACTCCCCACTCCGAATTAAGTAAGTTTCCAACGTTGATGATATCAAGAGTAAATTGAAGTTTATCTTCTTTAGTTACTACATCTTTCAAGATGTTTTGAGTCCAACGAACGTCAAATCTGTTCAACCAAGGTAATAAGAAAGCATTTCTTGGTGCAATTTTACCTCTGTATTCTTCTAGATCATTCAAAGTGATATACTCGTCGAAAGCCTTTCTTTGATCTTCAACAGAATATCTAACCGATCCGTCTTTGTTAAGGATGTTAGCAAAGTTCAAATCACTAGATTCTTTAGGGATGAACGTTAAATCATTCGAAATACCATCACCGTTTAAGTCATAGCTGTGGTATAATGAATATCTTCCTTGGTGAGAACCGTTGTAATAAATACCTAATGTTGTGTTCTGAATCGTGTAGCTTAAGTTTGCAACAACGCGGTGCGGAACTGCGAAATCAGAAATACTTAAGAAATCTTGGTTAGGCGAGTTGATAACTGGAGAACCTCCCCATGCTGAACTTGCACTTGAGCCAGCATTCGCAGAAACTTCTTCTGCTTCTGAATACGTGTAGAACAATGATCCAGAAAGACCGTTCCATGGAGCAACTGAAGCACCAACCGTAGCTGAGAAAGCATAACCTTTAGACTTCGTATTTGTTAATACGGTCGCGTTGTTAGCACCGATCGCTGTGTTGTATTGGTAAGATGCTGCGTTTGGATAGAAATCTCTATCAACACCTGCATAGTCCATTTTCACAGTCGAAGCTTTTCTGTTCGCTCCTAATTGGAATACGCCATTGATATCTTTTGTATATAAGATGTCTGTAGTTAAAGTAACTGGCGAGTTAGGAATTTTGTAATCAGCAGCGATGCTTGATCTCCATACAGACGGCATTTTGAAGTTTTTGTCAACAAGAGCAAATGATGATGGAGCACCATCTTTTGGAGTCTTGATAAACACATTCTCTGCACCTGCAGGAACATTGTTCAAATGATAGTAGATATCTTCTGGGTGGAATCTAACATTGCCAATCCATCCTTTGATTTGATCGTATGATCCTGGCTCGATTGTATTTTGTAATACGCCGGCACCTGTTGGCATGTTAGTTAACCATACAAAAGGAACACGTCCTGTGAAAATACCTGTACCACCACGAAGCGTTAATGAACGATCTCCGAATACGTCATAGTTAAATCCTAAACGTGGAGAAACCATTAGCTTTTGGTTCGGCCATTTCCCAGAATTATAGTGCGTTGGATTTCCATCAACATCTAACAATTCCAACGCGTCGATTGACGGGTTAGCTGTTAATTTGTTCATGTAGATTGGCATTTCTAAACGGATACCAGCAGTAACGTTAAAACGATCTGTAACCGAAATACGGTCTTGTACGTAAGCTGATGCTAGTCCGAAGTTAATTCTAGAATAAGTATCTTGGTTCTCGTAAGGATAGGTCAAACCGTACATGATTGGAGCTACCTCTGCTGAAGTACCAGTTTTCAAGAAGTCTTCAACCGATGCATAACGGTAGTACCCTGTACCCATACGAGTATAAGAGTTACCAAATTTCTGAACGTCGAATGCGATACCTCCAGTGAATGAGTGCTTACCTGTGTTGTAAGTCAAGTTGTTTGTAAATGAGAAGTTATCGTTGATAACGTCATTTAAATATGAGAACAACTCCGTACCGAAACTGATGTAGTTACCACCTGTTGCACTACCATCCCAAATATCAACAAACGGGAATAATTTATCGCTTGGCGTTTTTCTTGTATCTTGAATCTTCGAGTAAGTAAACAAGAATTTATTAGACAATTGCGAAGTGAAGTTAGAGTTTAACTCAGCAGTAAATGAGCTAACGATGTTATTGAAAGCGTAGTTACCATTTTGGAAGGTAATCGAGTTCTCACTCACACGACCCCATGAAGAGCGTGGTTGAGGACCTGAAGAAGCATTCGCAACTTGCATAGACTCACCATTTAAGTAATTAAAACGGAATGCAGCCTTATGCTTATCATTGATGTTCCAGTCAACTCTTGCTAAGAATTTATAACCAAATTGCTCTGCTGTGTTTGCATAGCCTTCATAAGCACCCGGATCATAACCGAATTGGTTGATCAAGTGATTCTTAACTGCATCAAGGTCAGAACGTTTAACACGAGTAATATTCTTCTCGATGTTCATTGTTCCATCTTCGGAAGGAACCCAAAGGTTAGCTCCTGAAGCGTTGATACCTGTTGATTTTTCCTTCTCACCACTTACAAAAAAGAACAACTTGTTTTTAATGATTGGACCGCCTAATGTAAAGCCATAGTTTTGTTTTGTACCAGGCTCGTACTTGATGGTCTCTTTATTAATTTTAAAACCTGTTAAGTTTTCGTTGTTGTAGAAACCATAAATCGATCCGTGGAAATCATTAGTACCTGATTTCGTAACCGCGTTAATACCAGCACCTGTAAAACCAGATTGCGTGATATCAAATGGAGCAATATTTACGGAAATTTCTTGAATAGCATCAAGTGAAATAGGCTGAGCATTTCCACCTGGAAGCGCGTTTGAACTTAAACCAAAACCGTTATTGAAGTTTGCACCGTCAATTTGTAAGTTGTTGTATCTCGCATCTCTACCTGCGAATGAGTTTCCGTTTGCTTGAGGAGTCAAACGTGTAAACTCAGTAATACTTCTACTAACTTGCGGTAGTTCTTGAATTTGCTTTAATCCAACGTTCGTCGATGCGCCAGTTTTATTAACACGGCTTCCACTTCTCGTAACGACAACCTCATCAAGAATATTCGCTGAATCACCGAACACGGGGTTAAGAACGAATGGTTGACCTAATTGTAAGTACACATCTTCGTACACAACTGGATCTTGTCCAACGTATGTTACTTCGATACGGTATGGACCACCAACACGCATGTTGGATAAGTTAAAGCGACCCGCATCATTTGCAGAACCTGAGTAAGCAGTTCCTGAAGGTAAGTGGGTTGCTTTGATTGTAGCTCCTGAAGTTGTGGATCCATTGGTTTGAGTGACCACACCCGTCATGCTACTAGTGGTTACCTGCGCTTGGATAGTTCCGTAGCTCGCAAGAACCAAAGCAAAGAAAAGTAAAGATTTCTTCATATGGTTTGTTTTGTTTTCCGATGCAAAATTATAAAGTTAAATCATGTTCCGTTAATGCTTAACATAAACTTAATATACTAACAACCATAGATTTGCATTCTTTTGGCAAAATCGAGTAAACCAAAATAGTAAACATGACAACTTTTTATATTAACGACGCGCGTTGTTTAAAAAATTGATAAAAAAACTAGGCGAACATTATCAGTTTAACAAATTTTAACATTTTGTGAAATGTGGAAAAGTTTTTTCAAAATTTGAAGATAAAATGCGACGTTCGATAATTTGTAGCAAGGATTTCCAGCATTTTTATTCAAATCTAGTAGGATGTATATCAAAAACCTATCGACTCCTCTGGAAGCAGCGAGCGAGATGAAAGCTCTCGATGATCATTGAAAACCAACAACCCAAAAAAAGAGGGCGCAATATAAAACTGCACCCTCCGTCATTATGAACCACTAAACTAAACGAAACCTAAACTTGCTAATTGAAAATATAACGAAGGCCTACCTGAGCCGACCAACGCGATGAAAGGTCATGTTGGTAGTAAGGTTTTCCATCGTTCAAATTGCCAAGTCGATATTGCGGGATGTTCGTGTCCTTTTCAAAACTATCGAAAACAATCGGACGGAAACTATTATCCCAGAAACTTTGACCTCCTTGATATTGCTTACCCCAATTCTTGTTAACCAAGGCACCAATATTCATGATATCAACAGAAAGTTGAATTGTATTTTTCTTACCCCCTACATTCACAAATACATCCTGTAAGAATTTCAAGTCAAATTGATGCGAAAAAGGAGTACGATCGCCATTACGCTCAGCATACTGACCTCTTCTGCTTT from Sphingobacterium sp. BN32 harbors:
- a CDS encoding TonB-dependent receptor, encoding MKKSLLFFALVLASYGTIQAQVTTSSMTGVVTQTNGSTTSGATIKATHLPSGTAYSGSANDAGRFNLSNMRVGGPYRIEVTYVGQDPVVYEDVYLQLGQPFVLNPVFGDSANILDEVVVTRSGSRVNKTGASTNVGLKQIQELPQVSRSITEFTRLTPQANGNSFAGRDARYNNLQIDGANFNNGFGLSSNALPGGNAQPISLDAIQEISVNIAPFDITQSGFTGAGINAVTKSGTNDFHGSIYGFYNNENLTGFKINKETIKYEPGTKQNYGFTLGGPIIKNKLFFFVSGEKEKSTGINASGANLWVPSEDGTMNIEKNITRVKRSDLDAVKNHLINQFGYDPGAYEGYANTAEQFGYKFLARVDWNINDKHKAAFRFNYLNGESMQVANASSGPQPRSSWGRVSENSITFQNGNYAFNNIVSSFTAELNSNFTSQLSNKFLFTYSKIQDTRKTPSDKLFPFVDIWDGSATGGNYISFGTELFSYLNDVINDNFSFTNNLTYNTGKHSFTGGIAFDVQKFGNSYTRMGTGYYRYASVEDFLKTGTSAEVAPIMYGLTYPYENQDTYSRINFGLASAYVQDRISVTDRFNVTAGIRLEMPIYMNKLTANPSIDALELLDVDGNPTHYNSGKWPNQKLMVSPRLGFNYDVFGDRSLTLRGGTGIFTGRVPFVWLTNMPTGAGVLQNTIEPGSYDQIKGWIGNVRFHPEDIYYHLNNVPAGAENVFIKTPKDGAPSSFALVDKNFKMPSVWRSSIAADYKIPNSPVTLTTDILYTKDINGVFQLGANRKASTVKMDYAGVDRDFYPNAASYQYNTAIGANNATVLTNTKSKGYAFSATVGASVAPWNGLSGSLFYTYSEAEEVSANAGSSASSAWGGSPVINSPNQDFLSISDFAVPHRVVANLSYTIQNTTLGIYYNGSHQGRYSLYHSYDLNGDGISNDLTFIPKESSDLNFANILNKDGSVRYSVEDQRKAFDEYITLNDLEEYRGKIAPRNAFLLPWLNRFDVRWTQNILKDVVTKEDKLQFTLDIINVGNLLNSEWGVQDWMYTNGRAILGRVSRNAVANPQFQMLLDDKGEMVKRPYLPATRTSTTWSAMVGLRYSF